GCGGCATGGCGGTCCGGAACATCGCCTGCCTGCCGGCGCTCGTCGGCGCGTGGCGGCACGCGGCCGGCGGCATCCAGCTGTCCACGTCCGGTTCCTTCCCGACCAACAAACCCGCGCTGCAGCGCCCGGACCTGCTGAAGAAGCTGCCGCGCACGATCAACATGACGACGATCGGCGACGACCTGTTGCGCCCCGCGTCGGCGGTGTTCGGCCCGCGCGTGGATGCCGTCATCGTCTACAACTCGAACCCGGTCGCGGTGGCGCCGGATTCGTCGAAAGTACAGGCGGGCTTCGCGCGCGAAGACCTGTTCACGGTGGTGCTGGAGCAGTTCCAGACCGATACCGTCGATTACGCGGACATCGTGCTGCCGGCCACCACGCAGCTGGAGCATGCCGATGCCCACCTGGCTTACGGCCACCTGTACATGATGGCCAATAACCCCGCCATCGCGCCGCTGGGCGAGGCAAAGCCCAACACTGAAATCTTCCGGTTGATGGCCGCGCGCATGGGCTTTACAGATCCTTGCTTCGCGGAGACCGATGATGAAATGGCAGCACAGGCGTTCCGCAAGGATGACGCAAGATCCGTTCACTTCGACTGGGATTCGTTGAAGCAGAAGGGCTGGCAAAAGCTGGACATGCCGGATGCGCCATTTGCCTATGGTAAATTTCCAACACCTTCAGGAAAATGTGAGTTCTTTTCCGAATCGATGCTGGCGGATGGCTTGGACCCCCTGCCGGACTACATCGAAAACTATGAATCCGCGGCATCTACCCCTGATCTCGCGGCAAAATACCCGCTCGCGATGATATCTCCGCCGGCGCGCAACTTCCTCAATTCCACCTTTGTCAATGTGCAAAGCCTGCGCGCCACGGAGGGTGAGCCGCAGCTCGACATCCACCCTGACGATGCGACAACACGTGCCATTAATCACGGCGATATGGTGCGCATCTTTAACGATCGTGGTTCGTTCGTGTGCAAGGCGCGGGTCACTGAAAAGGCCCGCAAGGGGCTCGTGGTGGGGCTGTCGATCTGGTGGAAAAAGCTCGCGCGCGATGGCAAGAATGCCAACGAGGTGACCAGCCAGCGCCTGACCGACATGGGCCGCGCCCCGACTTTTTACGATACACTCGTACAGGTTGAACGTGCCTCATGAGTAGGAAACATGCGCAAGATTGCCCGCCTAAAAATACGTGCCCGGTACCTCGTGGCCGGGCTTTCATGCGCCGCCCTGCTTGCCGGTTGCGCGCAGGTCAAGTACTACTTCCAGGCGGCGCAGGGGCAGTATTCGCTGTGGTCCGATTCGCGCGCGATCGACGACTGGCTGGGCGATCCGAACACCGAACCGAAACTGCGCGCCCGCCTGGAGAAGGCGGTCACGATCCGCAAGTTCGCTGTGCGCGAACTGGGCCTGCCTGATAACGCCAGCTACAAGCAATACGCGGCGCTGAACCGCCCGTTCGTGCTGTGGAACGTGGTGGCCACGCCGGAACTGTCGCTGCGGCCCATCCAGTGGTGCTTCCCGATCGCCGGCTGCGTGGCCTACCGCGGCTACTACAGCAAGGAAGACGCGATGGCCTATGCGGAGGAATTGCGCGCCGAGGGCGACGACGTGCAGGTCGGCGGCGTGCCCGCGTATTCCACGCTCGGCTGGTTCAGCGATCCGCTGCTGTCCACTTTCATCAATTACTCCGATGCGGAACTGGCACGCATGGTGTTCCACGAACTGGCCCATCAGGTCGTGTACATCCCCGGCGATTCTCGCTTCAACGAAGCATTCGCCTCGGCTGTCGAGGAAGCCGGTGTCGACCGCTGGCTCGAGCTGTACGGCAACGATGCGATGCGCGAAGCGTATGCCCGCTACAGCATGCGCCGCAAGGAATTCCTCGCGCTGCTGGTCCGGCATCGCCAGATGCTCTCCGAGCTGTATGCCGGCAAGGCCAGCGTGAAAAAGAAGCGCGAGGAAAAGGCGCGCATCTTCGCATCGCTGCACCGGGAATACGCGGTGCTGAAGGCGAACTGGGGCGGTTATGCCGGCTACGACCGCTTCTTCGCCGAGCAGCTGACCAATGCACACCTGGCGGCTGTCGCCACCTATAATGATCTCCTGCCCGGCTTCAAGGCATTGCTTGCCCAGGAAAAAACGTTCCCGCGCTTTTATGCTGCGGTGCAACGCATGAGCAACCTGCCCTCCGTCGAGCGAACCGAGCGGCTGGCCGAGCTTGCCCGTTCCGCGGCGCCCGCTACCATGACTGTCGTGGCGGAGAAGCAGGCCGAAACCGCCGGCGGGCACTGAAGTTCGCGTAACGTCCGCGTATTTCCGTGCCCGATGCTGCGTCGCCGCACGCGGCTTCGCCAGAGCGCGGTGTCGGTATCCGCAAAAAGCGCTTGCGTACGGCCCTGCCTGCCGATAGCATCTTGAATTAAGGATAGTACGAGCGTTCGTTTTTTTTGGATTCGACCCCGCGACAGCCTGCCAGCCCCGTGCCGCCGGCGGCCCATGACAGCAGGGCACTCCACTACAAGCAGCCCCGGCCATAAAAGACCAACTCCGGAGACAAGAGGCACACCATGGACAAGATCTGGTTGAAGTCGTACCCATCCGGCGTTCCTGCCGAGATCGATCCGAATCAGTACCGCAGCCTGGTACACCTGCTGGAGGAATCGTTCCAGAAATACGCGGACCGCAAGGCGTTCGTGTGCATGGACAAGTTCATTACCTACGGTGAACTCGACACGCATTCGAAACGCCTCGGCGCCTGGCTGCAAAGCCGCGGCATGAAGCCGGGTGCCCGCGTGGCGCTGATGATGCCCAACGTGCTGCAGTATCCGATCGCGCTGGCCGCGGTGCTGCGTGCCGGCTACACGGTCGTCAACGTCAACCCGCTGTATACGCCGCGCGAGCTGGAGCACCAGCTGGCCGACTCCGGCGCGGAAGCGATCGTCATCCTGGAAAACTTCGCCACCACGCTCGAGCAGGTGCTGGGCCGCACGGCCGTCAAGCACGTCATCGTGGCCTCGATGGGCGAGATGCTGGGCGTGGCGAAGGGCCTGGTGGTCGACTTCGTGGTGCGCAACGTGAAGAAGCTGGTACCGGCGTATTCGCTGCCGAACGCGGTGCGCTTCAAGGAGGCGCTGTCGCATGCCTCGGGCATGAAGCTCACGCCCGTGGAAGTCGATCACGGCGACGTCGCCTTCCTGCAGTACACCGGCGGCACCACCGGCGTCTCGAAGGGCGCCACGCTCACGCACGGGAACGTGATCGCCAACCTGCTGCAGGTGGAAGCCTGGTCGCAACCCGGCCTGCAGAAGGAACCGCGGGTCGACGAGCTGTCGATCGTCTGCGCGCTGCCGCTGTATCACATCTTCGCGCTGACGGCGTGCGCGATGTGGGGCATGCGCATGGGCGCGCTGAATATCCTGATCCCCAACCCGCGCGACATCGGCGGCTTCATCAAGGAGCTGGCCAAGTACAAGTTCAATATGCTGCCCGCGGTGAACACGCTGTACAACGCGCTGGTGAACCACCCCGATTTCCAGCATCTCGATTTCTCCGGCCTGAAGATCGCCAACGGCGGCGGCATGGCCGTGCAGCAGGCCGTCAACGACAAGTGGCTGAAGGCGACGGGCGTGGCGATCATCGAAGGTTATGGCCTGTCCGAAACGGCTCCCGTGGCCACCTGCAACCGCTCCGACAGCACCGCGTTTTCCGGCACGATCGGCTTGCCGATCCCGTCGACGGAAGTTGCGATCCTGGATGACGCGGGCAACGAGGTGCCGCTGGGCCAGCCGGGCGAGATCGCGATCCGCGGCCCGCAGGTGATGGCCGGCTACTGGAACCGGCCGGAAGAAACGGCCAAGGTGATGACGCCGGACGGGTACTTCAAATCCGGCGACGTGGGCGTGATGGACGAACGAGGTTATGTGAAGATCGTCGACCGCAAGAAGGACATGATCCTGGTTTCCGGCTTCAACGTCTACCCGAACGAGCTCGAAGCGGTGGTGTCCGCCCATCCCGGCGTGCTCGAGGTGGCCTGCATCGGCGTGCCGGACGAACACTCCGGCGAAGCGGTGAAGCTGTACGTCGTGCGCAAGGATCCCGAGCTGACCGCCGAAACCCTGATGGCGTATTGCAAGGACAACCTGACCGGCTACAAGAAGCCGAAATACATCGAGTTCCGTGACGAACTCCCGAAAACGAATGTCGGCAAGATCCTGCGGCGCGTGCTGCGCGACGAAGCAACCGCCGGCGCCAAGGAAGCTGCATGAGGTGTCCTCACAAGGGACTCCCGATCAACAAAACAAAGAGGCACTGCATGGAAAAAATCTGGTTGAAATCCTATCCCGAAGGCGTACCCGCCGAGATCGACGTCTCGCAGTACACCTCGGTGACGCATCTGCTGGAGGATTCGTTCCGCAAGTATGCCGATGAAAAGGCGTATGTCTGCATGGACAAGTTCCTCACCTATGCGCAGGTCGACCAGATGTCCCGCAAGTTCGGCGCCTGGCTGCAGGGCAAGGGCCTGCAAAAAGGCGCGCGCGTGGCGATCATGCTGCCGAACGTGCTGCAGTATCCGGTGGCGATGGCCGGCATCCTGCGCGCCGGCTACACGGTGGTCAACGTCAATCCGCTGTACACGCCGCGCGAGCTGGAGCACCAGCTGAAGGATTCCGGCGCCGAGGCGATCATCGTGCTGGAAAACTTCGCCAACACGGTGCAGCAGGTGCTGCAGGATTCACCGGTACAGCACGTGATCGTGGCCACGATGGGCGACCTGCTCGGTGGCGTGAAGGGGGCGATCGTCAACCTGGTGGTGCGCCACGTGAAGAAAATGGTGCCGGCGTTCACGCTGCCGCGCGCCGTGTCGTTCAAGCAGGTGCTGGCCGAAGGTGGCCGCATGACGCTGCACCCGGCAAAGATCGGCCACGACGACATCGCCTTCCTGCAATACACGGGCGGTACCACCGGCGTGTCGAAGGGCGCCGTGCTGCTGCACCGGAACGTGGTCGCCAACGTGCTGCAGAACGAAGCCTGGCTGCACATGGCGCCGCAGCAGGAGCAGGTGGTGTTCGTCTGCGCGCTGCCGCTGTACCACATCTATTCGCTGACGATTTCCGCATTCATGGGCATGCGCCTGGGCGGCCTGAACGTGCTGGTGCCGAACCCGCGCGACATTCCCGGCTTCGTCAAGGAACTGGCCAAATACCGCGTCACCGTGTTCCCGGCCGTGAACACGCTGTACAACGCGCTGCTGAACAATCCCGATTTTTCCAGGCTGGATTTCTCCAGCTACAAGGTATGCAACGGTGGTGGCATGGCCGTGCAGCAGGCCGTGGCGGACAAGTGGCTGAAGCTGACCGGCACGCCGATCATCGAAGGCTACGGCCTGTCCGAAACGTCGCCGGTGGCCACCGCGAACCGGGTCGACATCAAGGAATTCACCGGCACGATCGGCTTGCCGATCCCGTCCACCGACGTGGCCATCCTCGATGACGACGGCAACCCTGTGCCGCTGGGTACCGCCGGCGAGATCGCCATCCGCGGCCCGCAGGTGATGGCCGGTTACTGGCAGCGGCCCGACGAAACGGCCAAGTCGATGACGGTGGACGGATTCTTCAAGACCGGCGACGTGGGCATCATGGACGAGCGGGGCTACACGAAGATCGTCGACCGCAAGAAGGACATGATCATCGTCTCCGGCTTCAACGTGTACCCGAACGAGGTCGAAGGCGTGGTGGCCGCGCACCCGGGCGTGCTCGAATGCGCGTGCATCGGCGTGCCGGACAAGAACTCGGGCGAGGCCGTGAAACTGTTCGTGGTGCGCAAGGACCCGAACCTGACGGCCGAAACATTGATGGAATTCTGCAAGCACGAGCTGACTGCCTACAAGAAGCCGAAGTACATCGAGTTCCGCGACGATTTGCCGAAGACGAACGTGGGCAAGATTTTGAGAAGGCAGTTGCGGGACGAGAAACGCGCGGCTTGATCGCCTGCCGGGGCCTTTTTGGTCCCGGGGTGGCAGTCTTGAAAACTGCTGTCCAGTCACCTTGCTTTACGCGTTGGCCAGCCCCGCCTTGCCATCCTCCACCGCGAACCGGGCCAGTGTCTGAATGCCGCTGGCCTTGTCCCGCACGTCATCGAGCCCCTGGAACAGCACGGCAGTGCGCTCCGGCGAGATGTCGAACAGCATGTAGCCGCGCCGGTCGCTTCTCCCGTATTTGATGTGCGAATTCATCGCCACGTACTGCGCGGTGCGCTCCTGCGGCCGTGAACTGGACGTGATCGACGTGCCGCAGAATTCCGTCGCCACGACCGGGTTGCCGGCAGCGCGCGGGCGGGTCGGATCGCGGCGCAGTTCGGCCGCATAGAACGTGTGCACGTCGCCGGACAGGACCAGCGGATTGGCGGCGCCGCTGGTGCGCACCGTGTCCAGCAGCCGCTGGCGCGCGGCCGGATAGCCGTCCCAGCCGTCCGTCCAGAACCGGCCGTCGCCGACGCGGTGGATCTCCACCTGCGACGACTGCGCCATCAGCGTCTGCTGCGCCAGCACGTTCCAGCGCGCCCTGGAGCTTTTCAGTCCCTCCTGCAGCCAGGTCTCCTGCGCGGCACCCAGCATCGTGCGCCTGCCGTCCGCCAGCATGGCGCAGGCATTGCGATAGACGGAGTTCGAGCCGCCCCGGTTCGGCCGCGCGCAGGCCTGCGGAGAGCGGTACTGGCGGTTGTCCAGCACGTGGAAGCGCGCCAGCGATCCCCAGTCGTAGCGCTGGTACATGCGCACGCCGGCAAAGCCGCTGGCCGCGAAGCGCAACGGCTGGTGCTCGCAATAGGCCTGGTAGGCGGCCGCGCGGCGAGCCGCGAAGCCGGGCGTGAGCAGTTCGTCGCGCAGCGCGCCGTAGTCGTTCGCCACTTCGTGGTCGTCCCACGTCATGATCCACGGCGCCGCGTGATGCGCGGCCTGCAGGTCGCGGTCGCTCTTGTACTGCGCATAGCGGGCGCGGTACTCGTCCAGCGTGAAGCTCTCGTCGCGGCGCACGGCGCGCGTCGGATGCTCCAGCCGATACTGGCCCCATTCGTAGATGTAGTCGCCGAGGAAGGCGACCAGGTCCGGCGCCGCCCGTGCAAGGTGGCGCTGCGCCGCATAGTGGCCGAACTCCCAGTGCTGGCACGAGGCCACGGCCAGCTTCAGCGAGCGGGGCAGGGTGCCGGGCGCCGGCGCGGTGCGGGTGCGCGCAACGGGGCTGGCGGCATCGCCCAGCATGAACCGGTACCAGTACCAGCGGTCGGGCCGCAAGCCTTTCACGTCCACGTGCACGCTGTGCGCGAGGGCGGGATTGGCGGTGGCGGTGCCGCTGGCGGCAATGCGCCGGAAACCCTCGTCTTCCGCCACCTCCCAGCGTACCGCGAAGGCGACCGGCGGCGTGGAGCGCGCATCGAGCGGATCGAACAGGATGCGCGTCCACAGCACCACGCTGTCGGGCAGCGGCGAGCCCGAGGCGACGCCCAGCGTAAACGGATACGGCGCGTTGCGCGGCGCCGCCGCACACGTGAGCGCAGGGCCGAGCGCGGCCAGGCGCGCACCCGTCAGCAGCAACAGCCGGCGGCCGTGCTCCATCCGCTTATTTATGCATCAGCGATTCGATCGGCGGCACCGGGCGCGGCTTGCGATCCGACCCGGTGGCCACGTAGGTCAGCGTGGCTTCCGTCACCTTGACGATATCGGCCTGCAGGCGGTTGCGTTCCGCATACACCTCGACGTTGACGGTGATCGACGTGGTGCCAACCCGGACGATATCGGCATAGAACGACAGCAGGTCGCCGACGAACACGGGGTTCTTGAAGACAAAGGAATTGACTGCGATCGTGGCCACGCGGCCGTTGGCGCGCCGGGTGGCCGGCAGCGACCCGGCGATGTCGACCTGGGCCATGATCCAGCCGCCGAACACGTCGCCATACACGTTGGCATCGGCCGGAGCAGGCATTACCCGTAATTCCGGCATTTTTCCGGGAGGCAAGCGATTGGCGGCGGGTGCGGGAGCGGCGGAAGCGGGTGTAAGGTCGGGCGTGGTCATCATGAAAACTCGTTGGGGGCTACAATGGGTTCCGATTGTAAACCAGCCAGCAAGCCAGTCATGCGTCGCTCCGCCTATTCCTCCGAACTTCCGCCGCCAGCCCGCCCCGGCCGCAGCGATCTTGCCACCCTGAAAACACTGCTGCCTTACCTGTGGGTCTACAAGTGGCGCGTGCTGCTGGCCTTGCTGGCGCTGGTGGGCGCCAAGCTGGCCAATGTGGGCGTGCCGGTCGTACTGAAGCACCTAGTGGACGCGATGACGCTGAAACCCGGCGACCCGCGCGCGCTGCTGATCCTGCCGGTCGGGCTGCTGCTCGCCTATGGCGCGTTGCGGCTGTCCACCACCCTGTTCACCGAGTTGCGCGAATTCCTGTTTGCCCGCGTCACGCAGCGCGCCGTGCGCACCATCGCGCTGCAGGTGTTCCGGCACCTGCACGCGCTGTCGCTGCGCTTTCACCTGAACCGGCAAACCGGCGGCATGACGCGCGACATCGAACGCGGCACGCGCGGCGTCGGTTCGCTGATCTCGTACACGCTGTTCAATATCCTGCCCACGCTGGTCGAGATCACGCTGGTGCTGGGCTACCTGGTCATGCACTACGACGTCTGGTTCTCCGTGATCACGTTCAGCGCGCTGGTGCTGTATATCGCATTTACCGTGATCGTCACCAACTGGCGCACGCATTTCCGGCGCACGATGAACGACCTCGATTCGAAAGCCAACACGAAGGCGATCGACTCGCTGCTGAACTATGAAACCGTCAAGTATTTCGGCAACGAGGAATACGAGGCGAAGCGCTACGACGAAGGCCTGAAGCATTATGAATCGGCCGCGGTGCGCTCGCAAACGTCGCTGTCGCTGCTCAATACCGGCCAGTCGGCCATCATCGCCACCGCCGTCACGCTGATCCTGTGGCGCGCCACGGTCGGCGTGGTGGACGGCACGATGACGCTGGGCGACCTGGTGCTGGTGAACGCGTTCATGATCCAGCTGTATATCCCGCTGAACTTCCTGGGCGTGATCTACCGCGAGATCAAGCAAAGCCTGGCGGACATGGAGCGCCTGTTCTCGCTGCTCGATGAAAACCGCGAAGTGGCCGACGCGCCGGATGCGAAGCCGCTGGTCGCGCGCGGTGCGCAGGTCAGGTTCTCGCACGTGGAGTTCAGCTACGAGGCCAAGCGGCAGATCCTGTTCGACGTCGATTTCACGATCCCCGCCGGCACCACCACGGCGGTCGTCGGCCACAGCGGTTCCGGCAAGTCCACGCTGTCGCGGCTGCTGTTCCGCTTCTATGAAGTGAACGGCGGCGCGATCACGATCGACGGCCAGGACCTGCGGGCGGTCACCCAGGATTCGCTGCGCCACGCGATCGGCATCGTGCCGCAGGATACGGTGCTGTTCAACGACACGATCGAATACAACATCGCCTACGGCAAGCCGGGTGCCACGCACGACGAGATCGTGGCCGCCGCCCGGGCGGCATCGATCCACGACTTCATCGACAGCCTGCCGGACGGCTACCGCACGATGGTGGGCGAACGGGGGCTGAAACTCTCCGGCGGCGAGAAACAGCGCGTGGCCATCGCGCGCACGCTGCTGAAAGACCCGGCGATCCTGATCTTCGACGAAGCCACGTCCGCGCTCGATTCGAAAGCCGAACAGGCGATCCAGGCGCAGCTGAAGGATATCGCACGGAACCGCACGACGATGGTGATCGCCCACCGCCTTTCCACGGTGGCCGATGCGCACCAGATCCTGGTGCTCGATCACGGCCGGATCGTCGAGCGCGGCAATCATCCCGCGCTGCTGGCCGCTGGCGGCCTGTATGCACAGATGTGGGCGCGCCAGCAGGCCCGGGCGGATGCGCCCGATGAAGCGGCGGCATGACCGTCGGTACGGTTGACATCCTCGCTGTGTTCGTCAACGACTGAGCAGTAAGCGGTTGATTTAGAAGAAATTTATTTTCCTGGCCCGCAACTTGCCTCATGGGGAACACGGCCGCGATACCGCGCGGCCGGTACCGGGGAGGCGCCGTGCGATCCACACCTGTTGTTGCCCTTGCAGCGCTGCTGGCCTGCCTGCCGGCGCGGGCGGTGGACGTGATCGACCTGCACGATCTGCACCATGCCCGGGGACACGCCGCGCTGATGCGCGACTACATGCCCAGGCATATGCCCGGCCCTATCTCTGGTCATATTGCCGGCCACACTCCGGCCATCCTGTCCGGCTACCGTATCGACCGCGGTACCGGCAACCGCACCGACATCGGTATCGGCTACGGCATCGACAACGGTCCCGGTGACGATCCGGCCGGCTTTCCTGCCGAACTCGCCCCTGGTGTGCCGCTGCCCCCCGGCAGCTGGCCGGCCGGCCTGCATGCCGCCCCGGCACCGGTGCCGGAGCCGATGTCCGTGCTGATGCTGGCCTGCGGGCTGTTGCTGATCATGCCCGGTGCCTGGGCTGCGCGCTGGTCCCGCCTGGGCGATGACGAATCCCTGTTGCAACGGAGGCTTCCATGAGCGGATTGACTGCTGCCGCGCGCGCCGCGCTGGGCGCGCCTGGTATCGAGAATGTGGACGGGCAGCTCCACCTGCTGGTGCCCGTGGTGAACATGGGCGAGGCGGCGCTGTCCGGGCTCGAGGTGCACGCGGTCAAGCTGGGCGGCGCCGCGCGCCTCAGTCCTGCCGCGTTTCCCGTCGTGCTCGGCATGCTCGAAGCACGAAGCGCGGCCAGCTTCGCGGTGCGCTTCGCCGGCAAGGGGCTGGTGGCGGGCAAGCGCTACCTGCTGTCGCTGGTGGTCAACTACACGTTCGGCAACGTGGTGCACTGCCTGCAGCTGAACCGCCATGTGCGCATCCCCGCGCCGTCGCCGGTGGTGGTCGCGCCGCTGCATGCACGGGTCACGACCGTGCTGGCGCAAAATACCTGGCGCTACACGCTGCACAACGATGAAGCGCCCGATTCCGGGTTGTATGTTTCGTCGCTGGCGCTGATGATCTCCGCGCCCGTCATGATCACCGGCACACCGCCGGGCTGGCGCGGCGAGACCGATGGCATCAGCTATGTGTTCTGGCGTGCCGCCGACTATCTCCATCCGTACCCGAACCATGTGATGCCCGGCCAGGCGCTGGCGGGCTTCCGCCTCAACAGCCCGCATGCCGCATCACAGGCGTCGGCGGCGGCAATGTCGAGCTGGAACCACACCCTCGATGCGGCCGGCCCCGTGCTGACCGCGGATGCGCATGCCTGCTACGTGCTGACACCATACCGGTCATAACGCCTGCCACGCTGCGCGGCCATGGTTCCCCGGCCCCGCTCGCGCGGCCGCGGCGGCAAAAAAAAGGCCGGGCTGCGATGCCCGGCCTTGTCTCGTGGATCGGCTGCCGATCAGGTCAGCGGCTGCAGCGCCGGGTCCTGGTCCTTGTCGGCCGGGTGCGTCAGTTCGCCTTCCCACTTGGCCACCACGGCAGTGGCGATGCTGTTGCCGATCACGTTCGTGGCGGAACGCGCCATGTCCAGGAAGTGATCGATGGACAGCAGCAGTACCAGGCCCGCTTCCGGAATGTTGAACTGCGACAGCGTCGCGGCGATCACCACCAGCGAAGCGCGCGGCACGCCGGCCATGCCTTTCGAGGTCAGCATCAGCACGGCCATCATCGTCATCTGCGTGCCGAGCGACAGTTCGATGCCGTAGGCCTGGGCGATGAACACCGCGGCGAACGTGCAATACATCATCGAGCCATCGAGGTTGAACGAATACCCGATCGGCAGCACGAAGGCGGCGATGCGGTTGCGCACGCCGAAGCGTTCCAGGCCTTCCAGCGTTTTCGGGAACGCCGCTTCGGAAGAGGCGGTCGAGAATGCCAGGATCGTCGGGCCGCGCACTTCCACCAGCAGATCGAAGATGCGCTTGCCGAGGAATACGAAGCCGGCGGCGATCAGCAGGCCCCACAGCACGGCGATGCCGAAGTAGAACTCGGCCATGAATACGCCGTAGGTCTTCAGCACGATCAGGCCTTCCTTGGCGATGATGCCGGAAACGGCGGCGAACACGGCCAGCGGCGCGAACTGCATCACGTAGCCCGTCACCTTCAGCATCACGTGGGCAACGCCGTCGATCGCATCGATCATGGGTTCGGCCTTCTTGCCCACGGCGGCGGCGCCCAGGCCGAAGAACAGCGAGAACACCACGATCTGCAGGATCTCGTTCTTTGCCATGCCGTCCACGATCGAGGATGGGATCAGGTGGGTGACGAAGTCCTTCAGCGTCAGGCTGCTGGTGGCGAGATTGACCGCGGGACCGGCGGTGTTGGCCAGCGTGCCGGCCAGCGCGTCGCCGGGGCGGAACAGGTTGACCAGCACGAGGCCCAGCGCCAGCGACATCACCGAGGCGATGAAAAACCAGGCCAGCGTCTTGACGCCCACGCGCCCGACTTCGCCCGCATCGCCCATGCGCGCGATACCCACCACGAGCGTGGAGAACACCAGCGGCGCGATGATCATCTTGATCAGGCGCAGGAACATCGTCGTAATCAGCGTCATCGCCTCGGAATACGGCGCCGTCGATGTCATCGTCGTATTCAGGATGTAGCCGACCACGATCCCCAGTGCCAGTGCCACCAGGATCCAGGTAGTCAGGCGGTTCTTTTTCTCCATGAGCTGTGTCTCTCCAAGATGGGCCGCGCGGCGGCAGGTCGCGCACCGGAGCCCGGGTTTGCCGTAAAATGATTAATTATCAGGCAGTTAATTGACAAGTTCCGCGCAGTATCCGTGCGGCATACAACACTGTCAAGCAGGCCGTGAGCGCACCAATGACCATGATCGACATAAAAAACATCAACAAGTGGTATGGGCAGTTCCAGGTGCTCGCCGATTGCACCACACAAGTGGCGCGGGGCGATGTCATGGTGATCTGCGGGCCCTCCGGTTCGGGCAAATCCACGCTGATCAAGACCGTAAACGGGCTCGAACCGATCCAGGGCGGCGAGATCGTCGTCGATGGCACGCCGGTCCATGCGCCCGCCACGAACCTGCCGCAGCTGCGGGCCCGCATCGGCATGGTGTTCCAGAACTTCGAACTGTTTCCGCACCTGTCGGTGCGCGAAAACCTGGCGCTCGGGCAGGTCAAGGTGCTGAAACGGGGGCGCGACGAAGCCAACGAGCGGGGGCTCAAGTACCTCGATCGCGTGGGCCTGCTGGCGCAGCAGGACAAATACCCGGGCCAGCTGTCCGGCGGCCAGCAGCAGCGCGTGGCGATCGCCCGTGCGCTGTCGATGGACCCGATCGCCATGCTGTTCGACGAACCCACGTCCGCCCTCGATCCGGAAATGATCAACGAGGTGCTGGACGTGATGGTGGGCCTGGCGCAGGAAGGCATGACGATGATGGTCGTCACCCATGAAATGGGTTTTGC
Above is a window of Pseudoduganella dura DNA encoding:
- a CDS encoding alkaline phosphatase D family protein; amino-acid sequence: MEHGRRLLLLTGARLAALGPALTCAAAPRNAPYPFTLGVASGSPLPDSVVLWTRILFDPLDARSTPPVAFAVRWEVAEDEGFRRIAASGTATANPALAHSVHVDVKGLRPDRWYWYRFMLGDAASPVARTRTAPAPGTLPRSLKLAVASCQHWEFGHYAAQRHLARAAPDLVAFLGDYIYEWGQYRLEHPTRAVRRDESFTLDEYRARYAQYKSDRDLQAAHHAAPWIMTWDDHEVANDYGALRDELLTPGFAARRAAAYQAYCEHQPLRFAASGFAGVRMYQRYDWGSLARFHVLDNRQYRSPQACARPNRGGSNSVYRNACAMLADGRRTMLGAAQETWLQEGLKSSRARWNVLAQQTLMAQSSQVEIHRVGDGRFWTDGWDGYPAARQRLLDTVRTSGAANPLVLSGDVHTFYAAELRRDPTRPRAAGNPVVATEFCGTSITSSSRPQERTAQYVAMNSHIKYGRSDRRGYMLFDISPERTAVLFQGLDDVRDKASGIQTLARFAVEDGKAGLANA
- a CDS encoding acyl-CoA thioesterase, yielding MTTPDLTPASAAPAPAANRLPPGKMPELRVMPAPADANVYGDVFGGWIMAQVDIAGSLPATRRANGRVATIAVNSFVFKNPVFVGDLLSFYADIVRVGTTSITVNVEVYAERNRLQADIVKVTEATLTYVATGSDRKPRPVPPIESLMHK
- a CDS encoding ABCB family ABC transporter ATP-binding protein/permease, which codes for MRRSAYSSELPPPARPGRSDLATLKTLLPYLWVYKWRVLLALLALVGAKLANVGVPVVLKHLVDAMTLKPGDPRALLILPVGLLLAYGALRLSTTLFTELREFLFARVTQRAVRTIALQVFRHLHALSLRFHLNRQTGGMTRDIERGTRGVGSLISYTLFNILPTLVEITLVLGYLVMHYDVWFSVITFSALVLYIAFTVIVTNWRTHFRRTMNDLDSKANTKAIDSLLNYETVKYFGNEEYEAKRYDEGLKHYESAAVRSQTSLSLLNTGQSAIIATAVTLILWRATVGVVDGTMTLGDLVLVNAFMIQLYIPLNFLGVIYREIKQSLADMERLFSLLDENREVADAPDAKPLVARGAQVRFSHVEFSYEAKRQILFDVDFTIPAGTTTAVVGHSGSGKSTLSRLLFRFYEVNGGAITIDGQDLRAVTQDSLRHAIGIVPQDTVLFNDTIEYNIAYGKPGATHDEIVAAARAASIHDFIDSLPDGYRTMVGERGLKLSGGEKQRVAIARTLLKDPAILIFDEATSALDSKAEQAIQAQLKDIARNRTTMVIAHRLSTVADAHQILVLDHGRIVERGNHPALLAAGGLYAQMWARQQARADAPDEAAA
- a CDS encoding dicarboxylate/amino acid:cation symporter is translated as MEKKNRLTTWILVALALGIVVGYILNTTMTSTAPYSEAMTLITTMFLRLIKMIIAPLVFSTLVVGIARMGDAGEVGRVGVKTLAWFFIASVMSLALGLVLVNLFRPGDALAGTLANTAGPAVNLATSSLTLKDFVTHLIPSSIVDGMAKNEILQIVVFSLFFGLGAAAVGKKAEPMIDAIDGVAHVMLKVTGYVMQFAPLAVFAAVSGIIAKEGLIVLKTYGVFMAEFYFGIAVLWGLLIAAGFVFLGKRIFDLLVEVRGPTILAFSTASSEAAFPKTLEGLERFGVRNRIAAFVLPIGYSFNLDGSMMYCTFAAVFIAQAYGIELSLGTQMTMMAVLMLTSKGMAGVPRASLVVIAATLSQFNIPEAGLVLLLSIDHFLDMARSATNVIGNSIATAVVAKWEGELTHPADKDQDPALQPLT
- a CDS encoding amino acid ABC transporter ATP-binding protein; the protein is MIDIKNINKWYGQFQVLADCTTQVARGDVMVICGPSGSGKSTLIKTVNGLEPIQGGEIVVDGTPVHAPATNLPQLRARIGMVFQNFELFPHLSVRENLALGQVKVLKRGRDEANERGLKYLDRVGLLAQQDKYPGQLSGGQQQRVAIARALSMDPIAMLFDEPTSALDPEMINEVLDVMVGLAQEGMTMMVVTHEMGFARKVANRVVFMDKGRIVEDCGKDEFFGAPRSERARDFLARIIH